Within the Thermus oshimai DSM 12092 genome, the region ACCGCCCCCAGGGCGCTTCAGCTCCCCCCGGGGTTTGAGTTCTTCGCCCCCTTCCTCCAGGCCCCCCCGCAGGAGGGCACGGGTTCGGGCTTCGTCATAGACCAGGAGGGGTACGTCCTCACCAACTACCACGTGGTGGAGGGGGCGGACCAGATCACCGTGAAGTTCCACAACGACCCCAAGGAGTACCGGGCCCGCCTGGTGGGCTCGGCCCCGCCCCTGGACGTGGCCCTCCTCAAGGTGGAGGCCCCAAAGGCCAAGCTGGTGCCCTTGGTCCTGGGGGACTCGGACAAGATCCGCGTGGGCCAGAAGGCCATCGCCATGGGGAACCCCTTCGGCTTGGAGTTCACCGTGACCCAGGGCATCGTCTCCGCCATCCGGGAAAACCCTGGGGCCATCGGGGACGATTCGGGCCTGGTGCCCCAGGTGATCCAGACGGACGCGGCCATCAACCCGGGGAACTCCGGCGGGCCGCTTCTCAACTCCCGGGGCGAGGTCATCGGCATCAACACCGCCATCTTCACCCCCACGGGCCAGTTCGGGGCGGCCCAGTTCGCGGGGGTGGGCTTCGCCCTGCCCATCAACCTGGTGAAGGAGCACCTCCCCGAGCTGAGAGCGGGCAAGACCCTCACCGCGGAGGTCCTCATCCAAAACCGCCCCCGCCTGGGGGTGAGCCTGGTCCCCTTAAGCCTTTACCCCGAGCGCCTGCGCCAGCAGCACGGCCTGCCCGAAACCGGCCTCATGGTGCAGGAGGTGGAGCGGAATAGCCCCGCGGAGCGGGCGGGCCTGAAGCCCCCCACCCGCTTCGCCTACCTCCAGCTCCCCACGGGGGAGGCCCTGCAGGTGGGCCTGGACGGGGACGTGCTCCTGGAGGCGGACGGGGTGCCCCTTACCTCCATCGCCAGCCTCCGGCAGGTGCTCTACCGCAAGAAGCCGGGGGAGGCGGTGACCCTAAAGGTCTTCCGGGGTGGGCGCACCCTCACCCTCCGGGTGGTACCCCAGGTGATCCGGTAAGTGCCCCACCCGGAGCCTGCGCTTCGGTGGGGCTAGGGGGGAAAAAGGAGGCGGGCCCGGAGGCACCCCTTTTCCACCCGGAACCACCTCCCCCCAAGCCTTAGGGCCAGGCCCGCCTCCGAGCAGTAAAGGAGCGCTTTACGCCTTTCCCGGGCCAGGGCCTCGTTCCAGGGGTAGGCCCCTCCGGTGTAGTAGGCCTCCGTTTCCGGGTCGGTGTAGGCCTGAAAGCCTTGGAAGCGCCAGAGGGGCCTAAACTCCAGGAGGACGGGCTTTCCCGTCACCGAGTTTAAGAACTCCACCCGGGCCTCCTGGAAGGGGAGGAGGAAGAGGAGGACCCTTTCCCCTTCCCCCTCCACCTCCACCACCCGCAGGAAGGAAAGAAGAAGCCCGGCCCCTAAGAGGAGGAGGAGCCGGGCCTTGGCCATGTCCCCTACTTCAAAGCGCCCGCTTCCCGGAAGTAGCGCAGGGCCCCCTCGTGGTAGGGGATGGTGCCCCCCACGAAGCGCACGGCGTTCTGCAGGGTGGTGTCCCGGGCCGCGGCCACCGCGGCGCGGAGGGCCTCGAGGCCCTCAAAGGTGGCCTTGGTGAGGGCGTAGGCCGCTTCCTCCGGGAGGCTTGCTGGGCAGACGAAGAGGTTCCAGAAGGTGAGGGTGGGGGTGTCGGCCCGGGCCCCGTAGACCGCCTTGGGGATGACCCCGGGGCCCGCGAGGCCGGGGAAGCGCTTCTGGAAGGTCTGGACCACGGTGCTCTTGGGGTCTAGGGGCACCAGGTAGATCCGCTGCCCCTTGCGGGCCAAGGCGGCGGAGAGCTCGGTGATGGCCCCCGTGGGCAGGCCCCCAGACCAGAAGAAGGCGTCTATGGTGCCCTCGGAGAGGGCGTTGGCGCTTTCCTGGGCCCCCAGGCGCTCCTGCTTGGCGAAGTCCTTGGGGGAAAGCCCCGCGGCCTGGAGGACGAGGAGGGCCTCCACCTCCGTGCCCGAGCCCGGGGCCCCGGTGGAGACCCGCTTGCCCTTAAGGTCCTGCACCACCCGGATCCCCGCCCCCTCCCGGGTGACGATGTGGAGGTAGTTGGGGTACATGGCGAAGAGGATGCGCACGTTCTTGGCGGGCTTGTCCTTGAAGCGCTCGTGCCCTCCGGTGTAGGCCAGGTAGGCGGAGTCGGGGAGCACCGTGCCGCAGTAGTAGGTGCCCCCGCCCGTGCGGTTTTCCAGGAGGAGGAGGTTGTCTATGGAGGCCGCGGTCTGGGTGGCCTGGGCCTCCGCCACCCCCGCCTTGTTCCAGATCTCCGCCAGGGCGGTGCCGTAGTAGAAGTAGACCCCGCCCACCCCCCCGGTGGCGATGACCACCCGGGGCTTCTGGGCCAGGGCCAGGCCAAAGAGGGCCAGCAGGGCGAGCAACCAGGGTCTCATAGGAGCCTCCTTTCCTTTCAGGCCTACCCTAAGCCCCTTGCCCCTTTCCCGTCAAGCCCTTCTTGAGGAAGAAGGGGAGGCCCAGGAGGAAGGCCACCAGGTTGAGGGTGCTTTGGGGGACGAAGAGGAGGAGGGCGAGGAGGCCCAGGAGCCAGGACTCGAGGCGGGCCAGGGGCCTTCTGGTGTAGCCCGCGGTGGCGGCGGAGAGGTAGACGATGCCTGCGGCCACGGCCAGGAAGCGCTCCAGGATGATGGGCCAGGCCTCCCCTGGGGGGGCGGTTTCCAGCAAGGGGAGGATGAGGAGGCCGGTGCCGGTGTAGGAGAGGAGGAAGAAGAAGCCGATGAGGTATTTGGAGAGGGCCACCCGGGCGGCGTAGACCCCCGTGGGCAGGGGGTGGGTGCCGAAGACGCTGGCCGCGGCGTAGGCGGAAAGGGCCACGGGGGGCGTCACGTCCGCCAGGACGGCGTAGTAGAAGAGGAACATGTGGGTGGCGTAGACCGCGGCCTGGTCGGGGATGCCGTTTTCCCTGGCCAGGGCGATGATGGCCGGGGCGGTGAGGGCGGAGGTGAGCACGTAGGTGGCCGTGGGGGGCACCCCCATGCCCAGGACCAGGCTGAAGATAGCGGTGATGAGGGTGGCCAGGAGGAGGCTTTCCCCCGAAACCTGCTGCAGGAGCTGGCTGAACTTGGAGGGCAGGCCGGAGATGACCATCATGGCGAAGATGAGGTTGGCCGAGGTCACCGCGGTGCCGATGGGAAGGAGGCTACGGAAGCCTTCCTCCAGGCCCTGGAAGAGGGGGCCCACCCCTTTGGGCCTCAAGGTGGGGTCCAGGTAAGCGAGGAGGATGAAGCCCACGAGGGCCAGGCTGGCCGCGGTGCGCACCTCGTAGCCCAGGTAGAGGAGGACCACGATGAGGAGGATGGGGAGGAAGATGGGGCTATACCGTAGGGCGTAGGCCCGCCGCCCCATCCCCAGCTCCACCGCCACCGCCTTCAGGCCCGCCTTGCGGGCGTAGAACTCGTTGAAGGCCAGGATGGCGAGAAGGTAGAGGAGGGCCGGCCCCAGGGCCATGATCATCACCTTCAGGTAGGGGATCTCCAGGATCTCCACCATGATGAAGGCGATGCTGCCCATGATGGGGGGCATGATGAGGGCGATGGTCCCCGCGGTGGCGGCGATCCCTGCGGCCACCAGGCGGTCGTAGCCGGACTTCTCGTAAAGGGGCTTGGTGAGGGCGGAGACGAACTGGGTGTCCGCGGCCCCCGAGCCGGAGAACATGCCCATGAAGACCCCGGCCAGGCCCGTGACCCGGCCCGGGGTGGCGGGGCTTTTGCCCACCAGGGCCAGGGCCAGGTTGGCCACCACCCGGCCGAGGCCTAAGGCGGTGATCATCCCCGAAAGGAGGGTGAAGTAGACCAGGTACTTGGCGGAAACCCCCGTGATGAGGCCGTAGATGCCGGCCTCCGTCTCGTTGAAGGTCTTGCCCAGGAGGAGGTCTATGGGTTGGGGGGTGCCCCGGAAGGGCCCGGGGAAGGCCTGGGCGTGGAGGTTGTAGCTGAAGAAGAAGAGGACCAGAACCGGCATTACCGGGCCCAATAGGCGGTAGACCACCCCGAGGAGGAGGAGGATGAGGGAGAGGCTCATCCCCGCGTCCCAGGCCTCGGGGATCACCGCCCGGTACACCAGCTCCTCAAAGTAGCGGGCCTGGTACCAGGCGGGAAGGAGGGCTAAAAGGGCCCCGAGGAGGGCGGTGGGGCGCTGGAGCGGGGGCGCCACCGCGGGCAGGACGGACACGGCCCAGACGAAAAGCCCAAAGAGCCGCACCTCCAGGGGGAGGGCCATGGCGGGGGGCTTGGGGAAGAGGAAGGCGTAGAGGGGCACCAGGCTGAAGAGGAGGAAGGCCCAAGACCCCAAGGTGGCCTTCCGGGGCGGGGCGAAGAAGCTCACCAAATAGGCCCCGAGGAGGAGGAAGAGGACGTGGGTGCTCCGCTGGAGCTGGACGATGTCCAGGAGGTTGATGTGGGCCTGGGCCAGGGGGGTGAAGGGGTGGAGGACCAGGTAGAGGCTGTAGAGGGAACCCAGGATAAGAATCCCTCGGGTAAGCCGCCCTAGGGGGCTTGGGGGTAGGGAAGCGTGGACTTCGGCCATCTTGACCTCCAAAAGGGCCCGGGGGTCCTCCCCGGGCCCCGAGGGCACCTTGCCCTTACTTCACCGCGCCTACTTCCTTCAGGTACCGCTCAGCCCCGGGGTGGAAGGGGATGATGAACTTCCCGTAAAGCTTGGCGGTGTTGGCCACGGAGGTGTCCTTGGCCGCGGCCACCGCGCTTCTCAGGGTCTGGAGGTTGTCAAAGGTGGCCTTCATCATGGCGTGGGCCACCTCCTGGGGCAGGCTTTCCGGGCAGACCAGGATGTTGCCGGTGTTCAGGCCGGGCACGTCCGTGCGGGTGCCGTAGACGCTCTTGGGGACCACCGTGGGGTCTAAAAGGCCCGGGAAGCGCTTCAGGGCCACCTGGGCGGTGGTGCTCTTGGGGTCAATGGGGATGAGGTAGACCCGGTCCCCCTTGCGGGCCAGGGTCTGGCCCAGCTCCACGATGGAGCCCGTGGGCACCCCGCCCACCCAGAAGAAGGCGTCCAGGGTGCCCTCCGCCAGGGCCTTGGCCCCCTCGGCCACCGGGAGGCGCTCCCGCTTGGCGAAGCTTTCGGGCTTCACCCCTGCGGCCTGGAGGACGAGGAGGGCCAGGTTCTCCGTGCTGGAGCCGGGCTGGCCGGTGGAGACCCGCTTGCCCTTGAGGTCCTGGAGGACCTTGATGCCGCTTTTTTCGCTGGTGACGATGTGGATGAAGGAGGGGTACATGTAGAAGAGAACCCGCTGTTCCTTGGCGGGCTTGGCCTTGAAGCGGGGTTCCTCCCCGGTGTAGGCCACGTAGGCGGAGTCGGTGGTGGTGAGGGCGCAGTAGTAGGTGTTGGCCTTGGGGTCCGTCCGGTCGCGGAGGAGGAGGAGGTTGTCGTAGGAGCCCCCGGTCTGGACGGGTTGGAACTCCGCCACCCCGGCCTTGTTGTAGATGTCCGCCAAGGCGGTGCCGTAGTAGAAGAAGACCCCGCCCGTGCTCCCCGTGCCGATGACCACCTTGGGCTTCTGCGCAAGCCCGGCGCCAAGCACCAGGGCCACCCCTAAGATAAGCGCGCTTCTCATGCTCACCTCCGCATAAGTTTGCGCCTTTACCCTACTCGGGCTTCCCCGGGCTGTCAAGGCAGGATAATGACCGGTCAGTCAGGAGTAGGATAGGGGGGTGCTGGCCCTCCGTCTCCTCCAGGACCCCCTCTACCGGCGCTACTGGCTGGCCCTCTTCGTCTCCCAGCTCGGCACCTGGATGCAGGCCGCCTCCATGGGGTGGCTGGTCCTCCTCCTCACGGGGAGCGCCGAAAGGCTGGGGCTGGTGGTGGCCTTCCAGTTCCTGCCCTCCCTCCTCTTTTCCCTGCCCGCGGGGGTCTTGGCGGACCGCTACCCCAAGCGCACCCTCCTCCTCCTAACCCAGGGGGGGATGGCCCTGCTCGCCCTCCTCATGGCCCTGGGGATCTTCGCGGGGGTCCTCCGCTACCCCCATGTGCTCCTCTTCGCCCTCCTCTACGGGGCCCTGAACGCCATGGACCAGCCCGTGCGCCAGAGCTTCACCGTGGAGCTGGCGGGGCGGGAGCGCTACCCCGGGGCCATCGCCCTGAACTCCTTTGGCTTCAACACCAGCCGCCTGGTGGGCCCCGCGCTAGCGGGCCTCCTCATCGCCCGGTATGGGGTGGGGGCCTCCTTTCTGGCCAACGCCCTTTCCTTCCTGCCTCTCCTCCTGGTCCTCCTGCGCCTGCCGGGAGGGAGGGGGAACGGGGGGGAGGACCTCCCCTGGTGGCGGGAGGCCGGGGAGGGGCTGGCCTTCGTCCGGGGCCACCCCGTGGTGCGGCGGGTGGTGGGGCTCGTCCTCTTCGCAAGCCTCTTGGGGATGAACTTCCAGACCCTGGTGCCGGCCTACGCCCGGCTGGTCCTTGGCCTCGAGGCCCAAGGCTTCGGCCTCCTCCTCTCCAGCGTGGGGGTGGGGGCGGTGCTGGCCGCCCTGGTCATGGCCTTCACGGGGAGGCCCAGGCCCCACCGGCTCCTCCTCGGGGTCTTCTTCCTGGCCCTGGCCCACCTAGGGCTTTTCTTCAAGCCCTTCCCCCTCATCCCCCTTTTCCTCGCCCTGGGGGGTTTTGGGATGATCTCCGTGCTCATCAACGCCAACACCCT harbors:
- a CDS encoding TRAP transporter permease, with the protein product MAEVHASLPPSPLGRLTRGILILGSLYSLYLVLHPFTPLAQAHINLLDIVQLQRSTHVLFLLLGAYLVSFFAPPRKATLGSWAFLLFSLVPLYAFLFPKPPAMALPLEVRLFGLFVWAVSVLPAVAPPLQRPTALLGALLALLPAWYQARYFEELVYRAVIPEAWDAGMSLSLILLLLGVVYRLLGPVMPVLVLFFFSYNLHAQAFPGPFRGTPQPIDLLLGKTFNETEAGIYGLITGVSAKYLVYFTLLSGMITALGLGRVVANLALALVGKSPATPGRVTGLAGVFMGMFSGSGAADTQFVSALTKPLYEKSGYDRLVAAGIAATAGTIALIMPPIMGSIAFIMVEILEIPYLKVMIMALGPALLYLLAILAFNEFYARKAGLKAVAVELGMGRRAYALRYSPIFLPILLIVVLLYLGYEVRTAASLALVGFILLAYLDPTLRPKGVGPLFQGLEEGFRSLLPIGTAVTSANLIFAMMVISGLPSKFSQLLQQVSGESLLLATLITAIFSLVLGMGVPPTATYVLTSALTAPAIIALARENGIPDQAAVYATHMFLFYYAVLADVTPPVALSAYAAASVFGTHPLPTGVYAARVALSKYLIGFFFLLSYTGTGLLILPLLETAPPGEAWPIILERFLAVAAGIVYLSAATAGYTRRPLARLESWLLGLLALLLFVPQSTLNLVAFLLGLPFFLKKGLTGKGQGA
- a CDS encoding S1C family serine protease, with translation MSLGRSFIGFSVLALMAGAVLWWGVSGGQAPKPQTPSPAPDGGLLEYERNTVEIVERYGDGVVYVAVRTAPRALQLPPGFEFFAPFLQAPPQEGTGSGFVIDQEGYVLTNYHVVEGADQITVKFHNDPKEYRARLVGSAPPLDVALLKVEAPKAKLVPLVLGDSDKIRVGQKAIAMGNPFGLEFTVTQGIVSAIRENPGAIGDDSGLVPQVIQTDAAINPGNSGGPLLNSRGEVIGINTAIFTPTGQFGAAQFAGVGFALPINLVKEHLPELRAGKTLTAEVLIQNRPRLGVSLVPLSLYPERLRQQHGLPETGLMVQEVERNSPAERAGLKPPTRFAYLQLPTGEALQVGLDGDVLLEADGVPLTSIASLRQVLYRKKPGEAVTLKVFRGGRTLTLRVVPQVIR
- a CDS encoding TAXI family TRAP transporter solute-binding subunit; amino-acid sequence: MRSALILGVALVLGAGLAQKPKVVIGTGSTGGVFFYYGTALADIYNKAGVAEFQPVQTGGSYDNLLLLRDRTDPKANTYYCALTTTDSAYVAYTGEEPRFKAKPAKEQRVLFYMYPSFIHIVTSEKSGIKVLQDLKGKRVSTGQPGSSTENLALLVLQAAGVKPESFAKRERLPVAEGAKALAEGTLDAFFWVGGVPTGSIVELGQTLARKGDRVYLIPIDPKSTTAQVALKRFPGLLDPTVVPKSVYGTRTDVPGLNTGNILVCPESLPQEVAHAMMKATFDNLQTLRSAVAAAKDTSVANTAKLYGKFIIPFHPGAERYLKEVGAVK
- a CDS encoding TAXI family TRAP transporter solute-binding subunit, with product MRPWLLALLALFGLALAQKPRVVIATGGVGGVYFYYGTALAEIWNKAGVAEAQATQTAASIDNLLLLENRTGGGTYYCGTVLPDSAYLAYTGGHERFKDKPAKNVRILFAMYPNYLHIVTREGAGIRVVQDLKGKRVSTGAPGSGTEVEALLVLQAAGLSPKDFAKQERLGAQESANALSEGTIDAFFWSGGLPTGAITELSAALARKGQRIYLVPLDPKSTVVQTFQKRFPGLAGPGVIPKAVYGARADTPTLTFWNLFVCPASLPEEAAYALTKATFEGLEALRAAVAAARDTTLQNAVRFVGGTIPYHEGALRYFREAGALK
- a CDS encoding MFS transporter, giving the protein MLALRLLQDPLYRRYWLALFVSQLGTWMQAASMGWLVLLLTGSAERLGLVVAFQFLPSLLFSLPAGVLADRYPKRTLLLLTQGGMALLALLMALGIFAGVLRYPHVLLFALLYGALNAMDQPVRQSFTVELAGRERYPGAIALNSFGFNTSRLVGPALAGLLIARYGVGASFLANALSFLPLLLVLLRLPGGRGNGGEDLPWWREAGEGLAFVRGHPVVRRVVGLVLFASLLGMNFQTLVPAYARLVLGLEAQGFGLLLSSVGVGAVLAALVMAFTGRPRPHRLLLGVFFLALAHLGLFFKPFPLIPLFLALGGFGMISVLINANTLVQLSVPDRLRGRVMAVYTLVMLGTGPLGAYLTGLLFELLGGEKAALLLGGSLLLLGAHQLRRGWPRESSPPA